In Methylotenera mobilis JLW8, the following are encoded in one genomic region:
- a CDS encoding DNA internalization-related competence protein ComEC/Rec2 has protein sequence MVVFALGFVLGAFCLQQMPVLPSLVWALLILPFAAIYLYLRSAQLASAVLFRLPLRLFIAVLLGFFWAATFASLRLADALPVAWQNKPIELVGVVASVPALTEQGARFNFIVERVFTKGATVPRHVSLSVYRKRDHLMQVQDDAQFLDYQAGQRWRLIAKLKRPHSVQNPHGFDFESWSLAENIRATGSVKGKPIMLDALVWQSQYMVERIRQLVKQRIAKVLEDKPYSGVIQALVMGDDSQIALEDWQLFLRTGITHLMSISGLHITMLSGLIFVLVNFAWRRIPHLAYKIPTRKAATLAAVITALIYGLIAGFSVPTQRTLYMLMVFGVALWSGRRFAIAQVLALALLVVVLIDPWAVIAAGFWLSFGAVALLSFVMGARLAPPHWLSAALRTQWAVTIGMLPLLLIMFHQASIISPLANAIAIPLISFFVTPLALLGSFLPMDWPLHLAYSLLDACVVFLRWLNQLPVAVWQQHAPAGWTLAPALFGVVWMLLPRGWPLRWLGVLGLLPMLLIQPDRPMPGDMKVTVLDVGQGLSVVVQTAQHTLLYDAGAKFNQQSDAGSRIVVPFLQGEGVQKLDGFIVTHDDNDHSGGMSSVFALMPVGWFASSMPDTALIPTNTEQMKCYAGQNWSWDGVDFDVLHPDLQDYDDSAIKDNDRSCVLKVTSASGSLLLTGDIERKSEAALLAADPDMLKSDVLVVPHHGSKTSSTPDFVDAVAPSIAIFTVGYLNRFRHPRSETVARYQAIDSKVLRSDYQGAVTLSFHQKQPSAQIEVSPWRNQHRRYWHAVFDTSGG, from the coding sequence ATGGTTGTTTTTGCACTGGGATTTGTCTTAGGTGCATTCTGTTTGCAGCAAATGCCCGTGTTGCCTAGTCTGGTCTGGGCACTGTTAATCCTACCTTTTGCTGCCATCTATCTTTATCTGCGCAGCGCACAGCTTGCAAGCGCTGTGCTGTTCCGACTGCCGCTGCGTTTGTTTATTGCTGTATTGCTGGGCTTCTTTTGGGCAGCTACTTTCGCTAGCTTGCGCTTAGCAGATGCACTGCCCGTAGCTTGGCAAAATAAACCTATCGAGTTGGTGGGGGTGGTGGCTAGTGTGCCTGCGCTGACCGAGCAAGGCGCGCGTTTTAACTTCATCGTAGAGCGTGTGTTCACCAAGGGTGCGACAGTGCCTAGGCATGTATCGCTCAGTGTTTATCGTAAACGTGATCATCTTATGCAAGTGCAAGATGACGCGCAGTTCTTGGATTATCAGGCAGGTCAGCGCTGGCGTTTAATTGCCAAGCTCAAACGTCCGCACAGTGTACAAAATCCACATGGTTTTGATTTTGAGTCATGGTCATTAGCTGAAAATATCCGCGCCACTGGCAGTGTGAAGGGTAAGCCTATCATGCTGGATGCATTGGTGTGGCAGTCGCAGTATATGGTGGAGCGCATACGTCAATTGGTAAAGCAGCGCATTGCCAAAGTGCTGGAGGATAAGCCATATAGCGGGGTGATACAGGCGCTGGTGATGGGGGACGATAGCCAGATTGCACTAGAGGACTGGCAGTTGTTTTTACGCACCGGGATTACGCATTTGATGAGTATCTCTGGTTTGCACATTACGATGCTGTCAGGCTTGATATTTGTTTTGGTTAACTTTGCATGGCGGCGCATACCACATCTTGCGTATAAGATTCCAACGCGTAAGGCAGCAACCTTGGCAGCGGTGATCACTGCCCTCATCTATGGACTAATTGCGGGTTTTTCGGTACCTACGCAGCGTACTTTATATATGTTAATGGTGTTTGGCGTTGCCTTGTGGAGCGGTAGGCGCTTTGCAATTGCGCAAGTTTTGGCCTTGGCTTTGTTAGTTGTGGTGCTAATTGACCCATGGGCAGTGATTGCAGCCGGTTTTTGGTTATCTTTTGGAGCAGTGGCTCTGTTGAGCTTTGTGATGGGCGCTAGGCTGGCACCACCACATTGGCTGAGCGCGGCGTTACGTACACAATGGGCAGTCACCATTGGTATGCTGCCTTTGTTGTTAATCATGTTTCATCAGGCTTCGATTATCTCGCCGCTGGCAAATGCGATTGCCATCCCATTGATTAGCTTTTTTGTCACACCACTTGCTTTGTTAGGTAGCTTTCTGCCTATGGATTGGCCGCTACATTTGGCTTATTCCCTACTGGATGCCTGCGTGGTCTTTTTGCGTTGGCTCAATCAATTACCGGTCGCAGTTTGGCAGCAGCATGCACCTGCAGGGTGGACGCTAGCACCAGCGTTATTCGGTGTGGTGTGGATGCTATTGCCGCGTGGCTGGCCGCTACGCTGGTTAGGGGTGTTGGGTTTATTGCCCATGCTGTTAATCCAGCCGGATAGACCTATGCCAGGCGACATGAAAGTCACGGTATTGGACGTGGGGCAGGGTTTGAGCGTGGTGGTGCAAACTGCACAGCATACCCTGCTGTATGATGCCGGTGCTAAATTTAACCAGCAAAGCGATGCAGGTAGCCGCATCGTTGTCCCATTTTTGCAGGGTGAGGGTGTACAAAAGCTAGACGGTTTTATTGTGACGCATGATGATAATGACCATAGCGGCGGCATGTCTTCCGTATTCGCGTTAATGCCGGTAGGCTGGTTTGCCAGTTCCATGCCGGACACCGCATTGATACCAACGAATACTGAGCAGATGAAGTGCTACGCGGGTCAAAACTGGAGTTGGGATGGAGTCGATTTTGACGTGCTGCACCCTGACCTGCAGGATTATGACGACAGTGCCATTAAAGATAATGACCGCAGTTGTGTCTTGAAGGTAACGAGTGCCTCCGGTAGCCTGTTGCTGACCGGTGATATTGAACGTAAATCAGAAGCGGCCTTGCTTGCCGCAGACCCAGATATGCTGAAAAGCGATGTGTTGGTGGTGCCGCATCACGGTAGCAAAACCTCCTCTACCCCTGATTTTGTTGACGCGGTAGCCCCTAGTATCGCCATTTTTACTGTGGGATACTTAAATCGTTTTCGGCATCCAAGATCCGAAACTGTTGCAAGGTATCAGGCGATAGATAGTAAAGTGCTACGTTCAGATTATCAGGGTGCCGTTACTTTGAGCTTTCATCAAAAGCAACCTTCTGCCCAGATTGAAGTTAGCCCGTGGCGCAATCAGCACCGGCGCTATTGGCATGCTGTTTTTGATACTAGTGGCGGTTGA
- a CDS encoding riboflavin synthase, which produces MFTGIIQSVGAITQANPVGADMHLSIASAALDMSDVNLGDSIAVNGTCLTVINMSESHFEAHVSQETLSVTVGLDKPHPVNLEKALRLSDRLGGHLVSGHVDGVGKVLKFQSLGECWQLDIRAPHAISKYISIKGSICVNGVSLTVNKISGDDFSINLIPHTLEHTTLDLLSEGSPVNLEVDQIARYVERMTQWSTEDQMATQASPETQGH; this is translated from the coding sequence ATGTTTACAGGAATCATTCAATCAGTCGGCGCAATCACGCAAGCCAATCCCGTTGGCGCAGATATGCATCTTTCTATAGCCAGCGCAGCGCTTGATATGAGCGATGTGAATCTAGGTGACAGTATCGCAGTCAATGGTACCTGTTTGACCGTGATTAACATGAGCGAATCACACTTTGAAGCGCACGTTTCTCAGGAAACATTATCGGTCACCGTAGGGTTAGACAAACCCCATCCCGTCAACCTAGAAAAAGCCTTGCGCTTATCTGACCGGCTGGGCGGGCACTTGGTGAGCGGTCATGTAGATGGCGTAGGCAAAGTGCTCAAGTTTCAATCTTTAGGTGAATGCTGGCAGCTTGATATTCGCGCACCGCATGCCATCTCAAAATACATTTCGATTAAAGGCTCCATTTGCGTTAATGGCGTGAGCCTTACCGTCAATAAAATCAGCGGCGACGACTTCAGCATCAATTTAATACCACACACACTGGAGCATACTACGCTCGATCTTTTAAGCGAAGGCAGCCCTGTCAATCTGGAAGTAGACCAGATTGCGCGCTACGTAGAGCGCATGACACAGTGGTCAACAGAAGACCAAATGGCAACACAAGCATCACCAGAAACGCAGGGGCACTAG
- a CDS encoding lipoprotein-releasing ABC transporter permease subunit, translated as MKSLPYELFVGWRYTRAKRKNHFISFISLTSMIGIALGVAALIVVLSVMNGFQKELRTRILGVASHLEVTGGGNQLSDWQSVAAFAARQPNVQASAPYISAQAMLSYDQGVQGAIVRGVIPNAEDQVADLGKHMKVGRLEDLRAGEFGIVLGVDLAQALGAQIGDKVVLMAPQGQFTPTGVVPRLKQFTLVGLFQIGMYEYDAGLALIHMDDAAKLYRMGDKVSGVRLKLADLFDAPAVAANISDQLNAQANRTGDYYVSDWTRQHANFFRAVQMEKRVMFIILTLIVAVAAFNIVSTLVMAVTDKRADIAIMRTFGASPGSIMKIFIVQGALIGVIGTALGALFGILIALNIDTIIPFIENLFNVQFLAKDVYYISDLPSDLIWSDVFTIVTVSFFLSLLATLYPSFKASRINPAEALRYE; from the coding sequence ATGAAATCCTTACCCTACGAATTATTTGTCGGCTGGCGCTATACGCGCGCTAAGCGCAAAAATCACTTCATTTCATTTATTTCTTTGACCAGTATGATCGGTATCGCGCTAGGTGTGGCGGCGTTAATCGTTGTACTTTCGGTGATGAATGGTTTTCAAAAAGAATTACGTACCCGTATTTTAGGGGTGGCCTCACATTTAGAAGTGACCGGTGGGGGTAATCAGTTGTCAGATTGGCAATCGGTCGCGGCGTTTGCTGCCAGGCAGCCCAATGTGCAGGCAAGTGCTCCTTACATTAGTGCGCAAGCGATGTTAAGTTACGATCAAGGCGTACAAGGGGCTATCGTACGCGGTGTCATTCCTAATGCGGAAGATCAAGTGGCCGACCTAGGCAAGCACATGAAAGTGGGTCGGTTAGAGGATTTACGCGCAGGCGAATTCGGTATTGTTTTAGGTGTAGATTTAGCACAGGCGCTGGGCGCGCAAATTGGCGATAAAGTAGTGCTAATGGCGCCGCAGGGGCAATTTACGCCCACTGGTGTGGTACCGCGCTTAAAGCAGTTTACCTTGGTTGGATTGTTTCAAATTGGCATGTATGAGTACGATGCAGGCTTGGCGCTGATTCACATGGACGATGCCGCCAAGTTATATCGTATGGGCGATAAAGTTTCTGGCGTGCGTCTGAAACTGGCTGACTTGTTTGATGCACCAGCCGTGGCTGCTAATATTTCTGACCAACTCAATGCGCAAGCAAATAGGACCGGTGATTATTATGTATCTGACTGGACGCGCCAGCATGCTAACTTTTTCCGCGCGGTACAGATGGAAAAGCGCGTCATGTTTATTATTCTGACGCTGATAGTGGCGGTCGCTGCATTCAACATCGTTTCCACCCTAGTGATGGCCGTGACCGATAAGCGCGCGGATATCGCCATTATGCGTACCTTTGGCGCTAGCCCTGGCAGCATCATGAAAATATTCATCGTGCAGGGTGCCTTGATTGGTGTGATTGGCACTGCATTGGGCGCGCTATTTGGTATTTTGATCGCGCTGAATATCGATACCATTATCCCGTTTATAGAAAATCTGTTTAACGTGCAGTTTTTGGCAAAAGATGTGTATTACATCAGTGACTTACCCTCGGATTTAATCTGGTCTGATGTGTTCACTATCGTGACGGTTTCGTTCTTTCTAAGTTTACTTGCAACGCTCTACCCTAGTTTTAAAGCCAGTAGAATTAACCCAGCAGAGGCGTTGCGTTATGAATAG
- a CDS encoding response regulator, translated as MKTHPSQLNPKVLIVDDEPFNLKVLKQILQDHYRLSFAKNGMDALELVKTEQPQLILLDVMMPDMTGFEVCAKLKADPNTQNIPVIFVTALSDENDEATGLTHGAVDYITKPVYPAVVKARVKTHLSLVRAENLQRTHLELIQRLGRAAEFKDNETGLHVLRMSHISRILALRLGFNEAFCDDLLNAAPMHDIGKIGIPDNILLKPGRLDDDEMAIMKQHPQIGADILDNSSSSLIQLAHSVALHHHEKWDGSGYPLGLKGESIPIEARIVAVADVFDALTNKRPYKEAWSVADTLVEIKNQSGRHFDPEVVQALTESLDEIVTTIAQWKEL; from the coding sequence ATGAAAACACATCCGTCTCAATTGAACCCTAAAGTGCTGATCGTCGACGATGAGCCTTTTAATCTCAAAGTGTTGAAACAAATACTGCAAGACCATTACAGATTGAGCTTTGCAAAAAATGGTATGGATGCACTGGAACTAGTCAAGACCGAACAGCCACAACTGATCTTATTAGATGTGATGATGCCGGATATGACCGGATTTGAGGTATGCGCCAAGCTTAAAGCCGACCCCAATACGCAGAATATCCCCGTTATTTTTGTCACCGCGCTTAGTGACGAAAATGATGAAGCAACCGGCCTGACGCATGGCGCTGTGGATTACATCACCAAACCGGTTTACCCGGCAGTAGTTAAAGCGCGCGTAAAAACACATTTATCGTTAGTAAGAGCAGAAAATCTGCAAAGAACGCACCTAGAGCTGATACAAAGGCTAGGGCGAGCGGCTGAGTTTAAAGACAATGAAACCGGCTTGCATGTACTGCGCATGAGCCATATTTCACGCATTCTGGCACTTAGGCTGGGTTTTAATGAGGCATTTTGTGACGACCTACTCAATGCAGCACCAATGCACGACATCGGGAAAATCGGCATTCCGGACAACATTTTACTGAAACCAGGCCGACTAGATGATGATGAAATGGCTATCATGAAGCAGCACCCGCAGATTGGGGCCGACATTCTAGACAACTCATCTTCGTCTTTAATACAGCTCGCGCACTCTGTTGCGCTGCACCATCATGAAAAATGGGATGGCTCGGGCTACCCGCTTGGCCTGAAAGGTGAAAGCATCCCGATTGAGGCTAGAATTGTAGCGGTTGCTGACGTGTTTGATGCACTCACCAACAAAAGGCCATACAAAGAAGCCTGGTCTGTTGCGGATACGCTAGTAGAAATAAAGAATCAAAGTGGACGGCATTTTGATCCGGAGGTAGTACAAGCACTGACTGAGAGTCTGGATGAAATCGTGACGACGATTGCCCAATGGAAAGAGCTATAA
- the lolD gene encoding lipoprotein-releasing ABC transporter ATP-binding protein LolD, with the protein MNSQISQPVIACQNLYKTYQGLDVSVLNGIDLSVNTGEQVAIVGASGSGKSTLLHLLGGLDIPSSGDVQILDQNLAKLSEAKKGDLRNQCLGFVYQFHHLLPEFTALENVAMPLLIRRIGREQALTTASEMLEKVGLKHRLEHMPGELSGGERQRAALARAMVTSPQCILADEPTGNLDRHTAHAVFDLLLEMNQTQHVSLVVVTHDLELAAKMQRRYKLIDGQLVTL; encoded by the coding sequence ATGAATAGTCAGATTTCACAGCCAGTAATTGCATGTCAAAACCTGTATAAAACTTATCAGGGGTTAGATGTTTCTGTGCTGAATGGCATTGATCTAAGCGTCAATACCGGTGAGCAGGTCGCTATCGTCGGTGCTTCCGGCTCAGGTAAAAGTACCTTACTGCATTTACTAGGTGGGCTGGATATTCCTAGCAGTGGTGATGTGCAGATTCTCGACCAGAATCTTGCAAAGCTGTCTGAGGCAAAAAAAGGTGATTTACGTAATCAGTGCTTAGGCTTTGTCTATCAGTTTCATCATCTGTTGCCGGAATTTACTGCGTTGGAAAACGTAGCCATGCCGCTGTTAATTCGACGCATCGGGCGCGAGCAAGCACTCACCACTGCGAGTGAAATGTTGGAGAAAGTCGGGTTAAAACATCGCTTGGAGCATATGCCGGGTGAACTGTCCGGTGGCGAGCGCCAACGCGCAGCCTTGGCGCGTGCCATGGTTACCTCGCCGCAATGCATACTTGCCGATGAACCTACCGGTAATCTGGATAGGCACACTGCGCATGCCGTGTTTGATTTACTGTTGGAAATGAACCAGACGCAGCATGTGAGTTTAGTGGTGGTCACGCATGATTTGGAGCTGGCGGCAAAAATGCAGCGGCGTTACAAGCTAATTGACGGTCAGTTGGTGACTTTGTAG
- the pyrR gene encoding bifunctional pyr operon transcriptional regulator/uracil phosphoribosyltransferase PyrR has protein sequence MTDANHTLDPSQLPDAEALLNTLALKLSPLLQPNTALVGIHSGGVWLMQRLLVLLAEQIKAHHIEHGTLDVSFYRDDYAQRGLKAENRPSQIAFDVENKHIILIDDVFYTGRTTRAAMNELFDYGRPASITLIALVNRGGRELPIAPQLVAADLSLAASQHLQLTQLADGSLALELTPQHNSARP, from the coding sequence ATGACTGATGCCAACCACACCCTCGACCCTAGCCAACTGCCAGATGCAGAGGCATTACTAAACACTCTTGCACTAAAGCTCTCACCTTTGTTGCAACCCAACACCGCTCTGGTGGGGATACACAGCGGTGGCGTGTGGCTAATGCAGCGGCTATTAGTACTACTGGCTGAGCAAATTAAAGCACATCATATTGAGCATGGCACACTGGATGTGTCCTTTTACAGAGACGACTACGCACAGCGCGGCCTAAAGGCAGAAAACCGCCCCAGCCAAATTGCATTTGACGTAGAAAACAAACATATTATTTTAATTGATGATGTGTTCTACACCGGCCGCACCACGCGCGCAGCCATGAACGAATTGTTTGATTACGGCAGACCGGCCAGCATCACACTTATCGCGCTGGTTAACCGTGGTGGTCGCGAGCTACCTATTGCGCCGCAACTGGTGGCGGCTGATTTATCACTAGCGGCATCACAGCATTTGCAGCTAACCCAGTTAGCCGACGGTAGCTTAGCTCTAGAACTTACTCCTCAACACAACAGTGCGAGACCATAA
- a CDS encoding YqgE/AlgH family protein — protein sequence MSLDNINLTGHFLIAMPNLADPYFAKSVTFICTHSEEGAMGIVINRPTDMNYETLFDKINIKLEDTAIANSPVLFGGPVQPERGFVLHEPCGDWDSSIIINDKTALTTSKDILEAVAVGTGPKKLLFSLGYAGWTPNQLEQEIVQNSWLSVQAKDTDTLNKILFETPHEAQFNVAMSLLGFDPAMLSDIAGHA from the coding sequence ATGTCTTTAGATAATATCAACCTGACCGGCCACTTTTTGATTGCCATGCCTAACTTGGCTGACCCTTACTTTGCCAAGTCCGTCACCTTTATTTGCACGCACAGCGAAGAGGGCGCGATGGGCATAGTCATCAACCGCCCAACGGATATGAACTACGAAACCCTATTTGATAAAATCAATATCAAACTGGAGGATACCGCAATCGCGAACAGTCCGGTATTGTTCGGCGGCCCGGTGCAACCTGAGCGTGGTTTTGTACTGCACGAACCCTGTGGCGATTGGGACAGCTCCATTATTATTAACGACAAAACAGCACTCACCACCTCAAAAGATATTTTAGAAGCGGTTGCCGTGGGCACCGGACCGAAAAAACTGCTCTTTTCACTAGGTTATGCTGGGTGGACACCGAATCAGTTAGAGCAAGAGATCGTGCAAAACAGTTGGCTCTCAGTGCAGGCAAAAGATACCGATACCCTCAATAAAATTTTATTTGAAACACCGCATGAAGCGCAATTTAATGTAGCTATGAGCCTATTGGGCTTTGACCCAGCAATGCTGTCAGATATTGCAGGGCATGCCTAA
- the ribBA gene encoding bifunctional 3,4-dihydroxy-2-butanone-4-phosphate synthase/GTP cyclohydrolase II, which yields MNHTDTPMNNISPAKEIIEEIRQGRMVVLVDDEHRENEGDLVLAAQFATAEHVNFMAKYGRGLICLTLTESRCHQLNLSKMVQKNGARMGTNFTVSIEAAEGVTTGISAADRARTIRAAVAKAAQPQDIVSPGHIFPLSAMDGGVLVRAGHTEAGCDLAHLAGLEPASVICEILKDDGSMARLPDLMVFAAEHQLKIGTIADLIHYRAETESLIERSAERMVQTPYGEMKLVAYQDKIAKETHLVLIKGTPTPEQEVLVRVHEPLSIFDLLDSSSCTHSWNTLEAMKTIANAEAGVMILLHHQESNETIVDRIKGADQPIRVNQELRTYGIGSQILLDCNVRKMKLMANPRKMPSMAGFGLEVTGYLEATKSA from the coding sequence ATGAATCACACAGATACACCTATGAACAACATCAGCCCAGCTAAAGAAATTATCGAAGAAATCAGACAAGGCCGCATGGTAGTGCTAGTTGATGACGAGCACCGCGAAAATGAAGGTGACTTAGTGCTGGCTGCGCAATTTGCTACGGCAGAGCACGTGAATTTTATGGCCAAATACGGTCGCGGCCTGATTTGCTTAACCCTTACAGAATCACGCTGTCATCAGTTAAACCTGAGCAAGATGGTGCAAAAAAACGGTGCGCGCATGGGCACCAACTTTACTGTATCGATTGAAGCGGCGGAAGGCGTTACCACAGGTATCTCTGCGGCTGACCGCGCCAGAACCATACGAGCAGCGGTAGCCAAAGCAGCTCAACCGCAAGACATTGTCAGCCCTGGTCATATTTTTCCGCTGAGCGCGATGGATGGCGGCGTATTGGTGCGCGCCGGCCACACCGAAGCCGGTTGCGACTTAGCACATCTGGCCGGCTTGGAGCCAGCCAGCGTGATCTGCGAGATTTTAAAAGACGATGGCAGCATGGCGCGCTTACCCGATTTAATGGTTTTTGCCGCAGAACATCAGCTTAAAATCGGTACGATTGCAGATTTGATTCACTACCGTGCCGAAACCGAGAGCCTGATTGAGCGCTCTGCAGAGCGTATGGTGCAAACGCCGTACGGTGAAATGAAACTGGTTGCTTACCAAGACAAAATCGCCAAAGAAACGCATCTAGTGTTAATTAAAGGCACGCCAACGCCCGAGCAAGAAGTGTTGGTGCGCGTACACGAACCACTGTCTATTTTTGACTTGCTTGATAGCTCCAGCTGCACACATAGCTGGAATACGCTAGAAGCGATGAAAACAATTGCCAATGCAGAAGCCGGTGTCATGATTTTGCTGCATCATCAAGAGTCTAACGAAACCATTGTAGACCGCATCAAGGGTGCGGATCAGCCGATACGCGTCAATCAGGAGTTGCGCACTTACGGCATAGGCTCGCAGATATTACTAGACTGCAATGTCCGCAAAATGAAGCTGATGGCCAACCCACGCAAAATGCCTAGCATGGCGGGCTTTGGCTTAGAAGTCACCGGCTATTTAGAAGCAACGAAATCGGCTTAA
- the ruvX gene encoding Holliday junction resolvase RuvX, protein MQLIDNEKVYNQAHVQSGTVLAFDFGERRIGIAVGEHLLASANPLMTIDNESNEIRFQIITKLVSEWQPRLLVVGLPLSLDGSEHGVTQLCKKFARRLNGRFNLPVALIDERYSSAEASQLLNEAGIRGRAQKEMLDQVAAQTILQSYFDQASRQD, encoded by the coding sequence ATGCAACTGATAGATAACGAAAAGGTTTACAACCAAGCACATGTGCAGTCAGGCACGGTACTGGCCTTTGATTTTGGCGAAAGACGCATCGGCATTGCCGTAGGCGAGCATTTGCTAGCCAGTGCCAACCCGCTCATGACCATAGATAATGAAAGCAACGAGATTCGCTTTCAGATTATCACCAAACTAGTCAGCGAATGGCAGCCACGCTTGTTAGTAGTGGGCTTACCGTTGAGTTTAGATGGTAGCGAACATGGGGTAACACAGCTCTGCAAAAAATTTGCACGACGCCTCAATGGGCGCTTTAACCTGCCGGTCGCATTGATTGATGAACGCTACAGTTCTGCAGAAGCAAGCCAACTCTTGAATGAGGCGGGCATTAGAGGCCGCGCGCAAAAAGAGATGTTAGACCAAGTAGCCGCGCAAACCATATTGCAAAGCTACTTTGACCAAGCATCAAGACAAGATTGA